One genomic segment of Nocardioides cavernaquae includes these proteins:
- a CDS encoding sensor histidine kinase, which yields MSSADRRARYASVTAAARVFTLVVLAPSVAITQDYGAIISVILLAAVWMAAVFADGLPRVAAMPALVVESSMVAFVVMLSAGTSPVLLPALAIPPFIGGLVRGTRGGLEVLGAELAIAIAVVIASGDLVLTDKLGVQLFSAMTAGVGLSAIAAIIHDSRESKPDTSSSYRDARALLTQLRDLSGSLVGGLDSVRISHGILDLAREELPFTGAVVYVETPHGFAPLIEGDVTDEGADNTHVLEEVFRTGRPVVSGPWVGVPLVTDAGVVAALTGGLIPGKRPAPGALLHTLDHLVKVLRPEALQLDTALLFTALRDEATAEERRRLARDLHDGVAQDLASLGYLIDEISETSSEEAVVEQCRDLRSELSRVVAELRRSVFLLRNEASTQTLGETVQALGAHIKSRSGIDVVVSVAEGSKRLRPDVEAELLRIAQEGMNNAARHAAASRIEVSIAVQAPDAMVRVADNGRGLQPGRDDSHGVRIMRERARRIGATLVLHSPEDGGTELRVVLGSTTWLEGPVDREGIAS from the coding sequence ATGAGCTCCGCAGACCGCCGAGCGCGGTATGCCTCAGTCACGGCCGCGGCCCGCGTCTTCACACTCGTGGTCCTTGCCCCGTCGGTGGCGATCACTCAGGACTACGGCGCGATCATCAGCGTGATCCTGCTGGCCGCGGTCTGGATGGCCGCCGTCTTCGCGGACGGCCTACCTCGCGTTGCCGCCATGCCCGCGCTGGTCGTGGAGTCCAGCATGGTCGCCTTCGTCGTGATGCTGTCCGCAGGAACCTCCCCGGTGTTGCTACCCGCCCTGGCCATTCCCCCCTTCATCGGCGGACTGGTCCGGGGCACGCGCGGCGGCCTCGAGGTTCTCGGAGCCGAGCTGGCCATCGCAATTGCGGTCGTGATCGCGAGCGGCGATCTCGTGCTGACCGACAAGCTCGGGGTGCAGTTGTTCAGCGCGATGACGGCCGGAGTCGGTCTGAGCGCGATCGCCGCGATCATCCACGACTCGCGTGAGTCCAAGCCCGACACGTCGTCCTCATATCGGGACGCCCGTGCGCTTCTCACCCAGCTCCGCGACCTCTCGGGGAGCCTTGTCGGAGGACTCGACTCGGTCCGGATCAGCCACGGCATTCTCGACCTGGCGCGTGAGGAACTGCCTTTCACTGGCGCCGTGGTCTATGTCGAGACGCCACACGGCTTCGCCCCGTTGATCGAAGGAGACGTCACGGACGAGGGGGCGGACAACACTCATGTCCTCGAGGAGGTCTTCCGCACCGGACGACCTGTCGTGTCGGGCCCGTGGGTCGGCGTTCCTCTGGTGACGGACGCGGGCGTCGTTGCCGCCCTGACCGGCGGTCTGATTCCCGGCAAGCGTCCGGCCCCTGGAGCACTCCTCCACACGCTCGACCATCTCGTGAAGGTGCTGCGACCGGAGGCGCTCCAGTTGGACACCGCCCTGCTCTTCACCGCTCTGCGCGACGAGGCAACTGCCGAGGAACGCCGCAGACTGGCCCGCGACCTCCACGACGGCGTTGCCCAGGACCTGGCATCACTCGGCTACCTGATCGACGAGATCTCTGAGACTTCCAGCGAAGAAGCGGTGGTCGAGCAGTGTCGTGACCTGCGGAGCGAGCTCTCCCGCGTCGTCGCCGAGCTCAGGCGATCGGTCTTCCTGCTGCGCAACGAGGCATCGACCCAGACGCTGGGCGAAACCGTCCAGGCACTCGGCGCCCACATCAAGTCACGCTCCGGGATCGATGTCGTCGTGTCGGTCGCCGAGGGCTCCAAGCGGCTACGCCCCGACGTCGAGGCCGAGCTGCTGCGCATCGCCCAGGAAGGCATGAACAATGCGGCTCGCCACGCAGCCGCGAGCCGGATCGAGGTGTCCATTGCCGTGCAGGCACCGGACGCGATGGTCCGGGTCGCCGACAACGGGCGCGGTCTTCAGCCGGGACGCGACGACTCACACGGCGTACGCATCATGCGAGAGCGAGCACGGCGCATCGGCGCCACGCTCGTGCTGCACAGCCCCGAGGACGGCGGCACCGAACTCCGCGTCGTCCTCGGGTCCACGACCTGGCTGGAGGGGCCAGTCGACAGAGAGGGAATTGCGTCATGA
- a CDS encoding Flp family type IVb pilin, which produces MLEFYVRTLQLLTIPPRKDEKGATAVEYGLLVALIAAIIIIAVATLGTKINEAFGSINAKL; this is translated from the coding sequence ATGCTTGAGTTCTACGTACGCACCCTGCAGCTGCTGACCATCCCGCCGCGCAAGGATGAGAAGGGTGCCACCGCCGTCGAGTACGGCCTGCTCGTCGCCCTCATCGCGGCCATCATCATCATCGCCGTTGCGACCCTCGGCACCAAGATCAACGAGGCGTTCGGGTCGATCAACGCCAAGCTCTGA
- a CDS encoding AAA family ATPase, translating into MPVIVESDPGTVEALSRALPPGSHAVDGAERLTAWLAHRPDEYAVVIGPGMELSEAIATCESLRLTRPMTSVVLVRKDIDTEVLYRAMQSGCRDVVLTDDANGIRAAVSRAHQLHQAFSGQGSSGPHGQLITVFAPKGGVGKTTTSVNLALALAEGGSRKVCLVDLDLAFGDVAITMQLFPSHTIEEAVGGEESMDAALVESLLTRHEDSLMVLAAPNLPDARDRVTARLVSRMLRTLRQQFDYVVVDTAPSFDEQTLQALDETDECVIIATLDVPTLKNVKVALETLDLLNIAQGHRHLVLNRADEAVGLDHEKVEQILGMPIAVPIPSSTDIAAATNSGKPIVLANPDHPASKAFRQLAVQLAEATGDEHHPALHEAAEGAARGRRMRIRRHGA; encoded by the coding sequence ATGCCCGTCATCGTCGAATCCGACCCGGGCACCGTCGAGGCGCTGTCCCGGGCCCTGCCCCCGGGATCCCACGCCGTCGACGGCGCCGAGCGGCTCACCGCCTGGCTCGCGCACCGCCCCGATGAGTACGCCGTGGTCATCGGCCCCGGCATGGAGCTGAGCGAGGCGATCGCGACCTGCGAGAGCCTGCGCCTGACCCGACCCATGACCAGCGTCGTGCTGGTCCGCAAGGACATCGACACCGAGGTCCTCTACCGCGCCATGCAGTCCGGCTGCCGCGACGTCGTCCTCACCGACGACGCGAACGGCATCCGGGCCGCCGTGAGCCGGGCCCACCAGCTGCACCAGGCGTTCAGCGGCCAGGGCTCCTCGGGGCCGCATGGTCAGCTGATCACCGTCTTCGCGCCCAAGGGAGGTGTCGGCAAGACCACCACCTCGGTGAACCTTGCCCTCGCCCTCGCGGAGGGTGGCTCGCGCAAGGTCTGCCTCGTCGACCTTGACCTCGCCTTCGGCGATGTCGCGATCACGATGCAGCTCTTCCCGAGCCACACGATCGAGGAGGCCGTGGGCGGCGAGGAGAGCATGGACGCGGCTCTCGTCGAGTCCCTGCTCACCCGCCACGAGGACTCCCTCATGGTGCTCGCCGCGCCCAACCTGCCGGATGCCCGTGACCGGGTGACCGCCCGGCTGGTCTCGCGCATGTTGCGCACGCTGCGCCAGCAGTTCGACTACGTCGTCGTGGACACCGCGCCGAGCTTCGACGAGCAGACCCTCCAGGCGCTCGACGAGACCGACGAGTGCGTCATCATCGCGACCCTCGACGTGCCGACGTTGAAGAACGTCAAGGTGGCGCTGGAGACCCTCGACCTGCTCAACATCGCGCAGGGCCACCGGCACCTGGTGCTCAACCGGGCCGACGAGGCAGTGGGGCTCGACCACGAGAAGGTCGAGCAGATCCTCGGGATGCCGATCGCCGTTCCGATCCCCTCGTCCACCGACATCGCGGCAGCCACCAACTCAGGCAAGCCGATCGTCCTGGCGAACCCTGACCACCCGGCCAGCAAGGCCTTCCGGCAACTGGCAGTCCAGCTCGCCGAGGCCACTGGCGACGAGCACCATCCCGCGCTCCACGAAGCCGCCGAAGGCGCGGCCCGTGGACGCCGCATGCGGATTCGGAGGCATGGCGCATGA
- a CDS encoding CpaF family protein — MSSLGDRLKAANAVAKDPAPEPSLAQQVVADSPAAQVESASVVPAAAPPAPAGKRIAEPAQTSLTERRAAVSATGNRFGELKTAVHTELLKQLGPQLYDADVPAEELATKVRATLKDALAGQDRPLSAADRNQITKEITDDILGYGPIEPYLSDPEVTEVMVNGPDKVFVERKGRLTQVDAHFDDDNHLRRIIDKIVSRIGRRVDESSPMVDARLPDGSRVNAVVPPLAIDGSALTIRKFSADPFTVDDLITFGSLSRRTADFLDACVRGKLNIVVSGSTGAGKTTTLNVLSSFIPMDERIVTIEDAAELQLHQDHVVRLESRPPNIEGKGEISIRDLVKNSLRMRPDRIIVGEVRDASALDMLQAMNTGHDGSICTVHSNGPRDTLARIETMVLMAGMDLPVRAIREQVASAIDLIVHQTRLRDGSRKITHVTEVERMEGDLVTLQDIFVYDHSLGFDEDGVSLGRLRSTGLRPKFLEKMLHANVRVDPIVFARDGV, encoded by the coding sequence ATGAGCAGTCTCGGAGACCGCCTGAAGGCGGCAAACGCAGTGGCGAAGGACCCGGCCCCGGAGCCTTCGCTGGCACAGCAGGTTGTGGCTGACAGCCCGGCCGCGCAGGTCGAGTCTGCATCCGTCGTACCTGCCGCCGCGCCGCCGGCGCCTGCGGGCAAGCGGATCGCGGAGCCCGCACAGACCAGCCTCACCGAGCGACGGGCAGCCGTCAGCGCCACCGGAAACCGGTTCGGCGAGCTCAAGACTGCTGTGCACACCGAGCTCCTCAAGCAGCTCGGACCGCAGCTCTACGACGCCGACGTCCCCGCCGAGGAGCTCGCCACGAAGGTGCGCGCCACGCTGAAGGACGCGCTGGCCGGCCAGGACCGTCCACTCTCCGCGGCTGACCGCAACCAGATCACCAAGGAGATCACAGACGACATCCTGGGCTACGGTCCGATCGAGCCGTACCTCTCGGACCCCGAGGTCACCGAGGTCATGGTCAACGGGCCGGACAAGGTCTTCGTCGAGCGCAAGGGCCGGCTGACCCAGGTCGACGCCCACTTCGACGACGACAACCACCTGCGCCGGATCATCGACAAGATCGTGTCGCGCATCGGTCGCCGGGTGGACGAGTCGTCCCCCATGGTCGACGCCCGTCTCCCCGACGGCTCACGTGTCAATGCGGTGGTGCCGCCGCTCGCCATCGACGGCTCGGCGCTCACGATCCGCAAGTTCTCGGCAGATCCGTTCACGGTCGATGACCTGATCACCTTCGGCTCGCTCTCGCGGCGTACGGCCGACTTCCTGGACGCCTGCGTGCGGGGCAAGCTGAACATCGTGGTCTCCGGATCCACCGGCGCCGGCAAGACCACGACCCTCAACGTGCTCAGCTCCTTCATCCCGATGGACGAGCGCATCGTCACGATCGAGGATGCAGCCGAGCTCCAGCTGCACCAGGACCACGTGGTCCGGCTGGAGTCGCGCCCACCCAACATCGAGGGCAAGGGCGAGATCTCGATCCGCGACCTGGTCAAGAACAGCCTGCGCATGCGCCCGGACCGGATCATCGTCGGCGAGGTCCGCGACGCCTCCGCGCTCGACATGCTCCAGGCGATGAACACGGGCCACGACGGCTCGATCTGCACGGTGCACTCCAACGGTCCGCGCGACACCCTGGCCCGTATCGAGACGATGGTGCTCATGGCCGGCATGGACCTGCCGGTCCGCGCCATCCGCGAGCAGGTCGCTTCGGCGATCGACCTGATCGTGCACCAGACGCGCCTCCGTGACGGCTCGCGCAAGATCACACACGTCACCGAGGTCGAGCGCATGGAAGGCGATCTGGTCACGCTCCAGGACATCTTCGTCTACGACCACTCGCTGGGCTTCGACGAGGACGGGGTCAGCCTCGGACGACTTCGGTCGACCGGTCTGCGTCCGAAGTTCCTCGAGAAGATGCTGCACGCCAATGTCCGCGTCGACCCGATCGTCTTTGCTCGGGACGGTGTGTGA
- a CDS encoding M48 family metallopeptidase encodes MRERTVSSQVLGVVLALLGLVGFAVLVALRVPWHPVAGGTPGPVAVDSVFTAAEVRRASAYADGARLIGWTSLGVSLLVACWLGFTPRGARLLGRLPLPWLLRVIALVLAVLAIGRLVGLPFVLLAWRHRGSVGLTDQPVGGLLRDQAVGLGLAVVFTAVAVVVLIGLARRLPRAWPIAAAVLGCGLVVAATYMYPRIVEPAFNHFTPLPDGSLHDRIGALAQKEGVPLDEVLVADASRRTTAANAYVSGVGDSRRIVVYDTLLAEMSEPEVLSVVAHELAHARHDDVMTGALLGAAGTVMGVGLLASLLGSGRLRERAGVSGAGDPQVVALVLALMAIGSLAAAPVENAVSRQLETRADVDALKATGDPVAFEAMQRKLALGAVSDPEPPAWSQWWFGSHPTVLQRIAVARAIQNGSSN; translated from the coding sequence ATGCGTGAGAGGACGGTCAGCAGTCAGGTGCTCGGCGTCGTGCTGGCGCTGCTCGGCCTGGTGGGGTTTGCGGTGCTCGTGGCCCTCCGGGTCCCGTGGCACCCCGTCGCGGGCGGCACGCCTGGACCTGTCGCCGTCGACAGCGTCTTCACTGCCGCGGAGGTACGCCGTGCCTCGGCGTACGCCGATGGGGCTCGCCTGATCGGCTGGACCTCGCTCGGAGTCTCGCTGCTCGTGGCCTGCTGGCTGGGCTTCACGCCACGGGGCGCCCGACTGCTCGGCAGGCTCCCGCTGCCGTGGCTGTTGCGGGTGATCGCGCTGGTGCTGGCTGTGCTCGCGATCGGGCGGCTCGTCGGGCTCCCGTTCGTGCTGCTTGCCTGGCGGCACAGAGGGAGCGTCGGGCTCACCGACCAGCCAGTGGGCGGGCTGCTGCGCGACCAGGCAGTGGGACTCGGCCTTGCGGTGGTCTTCACAGCCGTCGCCGTGGTGGTCCTCATTGGGCTGGCCCGCCGGTTGCCGCGCGCGTGGCCGATCGCCGCCGCGGTACTCGGGTGCGGCTTGGTCGTGGCCGCGACGTACATGTACCCACGGATCGTGGAGCCGGCCTTCAACCATTTCACTCCGTTGCCGGACGGCTCGTTGCATGACCGGATCGGTGCACTTGCACAGAAGGAAGGCGTCCCGCTCGACGAGGTGCTGGTGGCCGATGCGTCACGGCGCACGACTGCGGCCAATGCCTACGTGTCGGGCGTCGGAGACAGCCGCCGCATCGTCGTCTACGACACCCTGCTCGCAGAGATGTCGGAGCCCGAGGTGCTCTCCGTTGTCGCTCACGAGCTGGCCCATGCTCGGCACGACGACGTGATGACCGGAGCCCTGCTAGGAGCCGCTGGCACGGTCATGGGCGTCGGGCTCCTGGCGTCGTTGCTCGGAAGCGGCCGCCTCCGGGAGCGAGCAGGGGTCAGCGGCGCAGGCGATCCGCAAGTCGTCGCGCTGGTCCTCGCCTTGATGGCCATCGGATCACTGGCGGCGGCGCCGGTCGAGAACGCGGTCAGCCGGCAGCTGGAGACGCGCGCGGACGTGGACGCACTGAAGGCCACCGGGGACCCGGTGGCCTTTGAGGCGATGCAGCGGAAGTTGGCGCTCGGCGCTGTCTCGGACCCTGAACCGCCCGCGTGGTCACAGTGGTGGTTCGGAAGTCATCCCACGGTGTTGCAGCGGATTGCCGTCGCTCGTGCCATCCAGAACGGGTCATCGAACTAG
- a CDS encoding C40 family peptidase, protein MRHGQKRIITALTGTCAMFTIALVPMSPSSAEPDIDDVKARVERLHTQAEQASERYNDARILRDKLEQDLADVKADEKAQQAVVAEIESAVDEAITAQYEGHALSATGEMVASEDPGQFLTQLTTLHAYNDVQSETLASYDKARQALDIRHDAVAERAAELKSVAKRLAKEKAEVEAKTAAAKKILDGLEQAEMERYLAEVSRGNVTRIPEVSASGRAAAAVQFALAQIGDPYVWGAAGPGSWDCSGLTMAAWGAAGVGLPHSSAAQSGTGTRISISQLQPGDLVFYYSPISHVAMYIGGGKIVHAPHSGAVVSIAELNRMPITTAVRPG, encoded by the coding sequence ATGCGCCACGGCCAGAAGCGAATCATCACGGCCCTGACCGGCACCTGTGCGATGTTCACCATCGCGCTCGTCCCGATGTCGCCCTCGTCCGCCGAGCCCGACATCGACGACGTCAAGGCTCGCGTCGAGCGCCTTCACACGCAGGCCGAGCAGGCTTCTGAGCGTTACAACGACGCCCGGATTCTCCGCGACAAGCTCGAGCAGGACCTGGCCGACGTCAAGGCCGACGAGAAGGCCCAGCAGGCCGTCGTTGCTGAGATCGAGTCCGCTGTCGACGAGGCGATCACCGCCCAGTACGAAGGCCACGCGCTCTCGGCGACCGGCGAGATGGTCGCCAGCGAGGACCCGGGCCAGTTCCTCACCCAGCTCACCACCCTGCACGCCTACAACGACGTGCAGTCCGAGACCCTCGCGTCCTACGACAAGGCGCGCCAGGCCCTCGACATCCGCCACGACGCCGTTGCCGAGCGTGCCGCCGAGCTCAAGTCCGTGGCCAAGCGCCTGGCCAAGGAGAAGGCCGAGGTCGAGGCCAAGACCGCAGCCGCGAAGAAGATCCTCGACGGTCTCGAGCAGGCCGAGATGGAGCGTTACCTCGCCGAGGTGAGCCGTGGCAACGTGACCCGCATCCCCGAGGTCAGCGCCTCGGGTCGTGCCGCTGCCGCCGTGCAGTTCGCTCTCGCCCAGATCGGTGACCCCTACGTGTGGGGCGCCGCTGGCCCCGGCTCGTGGGACTGCTCCGGCCTGACGATGGCCGCCTGGGGCGCCGCGGGCGTCGGCCTGCCGCACTCCTCGGCCGCACAGTCCGGCACGGGCACGCGGATCAGCATCAGCCAGCTCCAGCCGGGCGACCTCGTCTTCTACTACAGCCCGATCAGCCACGTCGCGATGTACATCGGCGGCGGCAAGATCGTGCACGCCCCGCACTCGGGCGCTGTCGTCTCGATCGCCGAGCTCAACCGGATGCCGATCACCACGGCCGTCCGACCGGGTTGA
- a CDS encoding response regulator, whose product MNDTPKTRVVLVDDHELIRQGLARAFERDPNMAIVGQAGSVVRAMAEYDEHKPDVIVTDLQLPDGTGLDVIRAIRQQDDKIGLVVLTMHAGDDQIFAALEAGASAFVGKDAPASEVVGAAKHAAMSPRTFMSSGLAGAMMRRAGGASQKPRLSERENEVLKLLADGLGTAAIAAQLYVSESTAKTHIARIYQKLGATNRAQALVTAMRLGLLSTMQGS is encoded by the coding sequence ATGAATGACACTCCGAAGACCCGGGTCGTCCTGGTCGACGACCACGAGCTGATCCGCCAGGGGCTGGCCCGCGCCTTCGAGCGCGACCCGAACATGGCGATCGTCGGTCAGGCTGGCAGCGTCGTTCGTGCCATGGCTGAGTACGACGAACACAAGCCGGACGTGATCGTCACCGACCTTCAGCTTCCTGATGGCACGGGACTGGACGTGATCCGCGCGATCCGGCAGCAGGACGACAAGATCGGCCTGGTCGTCCTGACCATGCACGCCGGGGACGACCAGATCTTCGCGGCTCTCGAGGCCGGCGCCTCCGCCTTCGTCGGCAAGGACGCACCTGCCAGTGAGGTGGTCGGTGCCGCCAAGCACGCGGCCATGTCGCCGCGCACCTTCATGTCCTCTGGCCTCGCTGGCGCCATGATGCGTCGGGCTGGTGGAGCCAGCCAGAAGCCGCGCCTCTCCGAGCGCGAGAACGAGGTGCTGAAGCTCCTGGCCGATGGCCTGGGCACCGCTGCCATCGCGGCACAGCTCTATGTCTCGGAGTCAACCGCCAAGACCCACATCGCGCGGATCTACCAGAAGCTGGGGGCCACGAACCGCGCCCAGGCCCTGGTCACGGCGATGCGATTGGGGTTGCTCTCCACCATGCAGGGAAGTTGA
- a CDS encoding Flp family type IVb pilin codes for METSQPSLHFPDSGGHGMKDLEHGESGATAVEYGLLVALIAAVIIATVIVFGGKVTGLFESVCNASGAFSC; via the coding sequence GTGGAAACCTCGCAGCCGTCACTGCATTTTCCGGACTCGGGAGGTCATGGGATGAAGGATTTGGAACACGGCGAGTCCGGTGCCACTGCGGTGGAGTACGGCTTGCTTGTTGCGCTCATCGCCGCGGTCATCATCGCCACAGTCATCGTCTTCGGTGGCAAGGTGACCGGCCTTTTCGAGTCCGTCTGCAACGCAAGCGGAGCCTTTTCCTGCTAG
- a CDS encoding type II secretion system F family protein, with amino-acid sequence MRRLLWGAASTVLALSPALFTAEALAAPDDKATISHVEPGADDALSVLVSVPEGAQVDLDKVTLTVDGTEVDTTASVAGTAAENQVRRTTILAMDTSDSMKGARFTAARTAADTFLDSVPDDVNVGIVTFDASVRTALAPTTDRDAARAVISKLALAHGTRLYDGVLTAIKESGDEGQRSVLVLSDGANTNKTPLSAVTTALSDNEVRLDAVALDQQGADLGPLESMATAGKGTVIPADATALAEAFDAEAASLARQILVTGTVPSSVEGTEAQVAVALPTASGSLVASTYAEIRVAAAPSNEPTVAEAKEALQLPRPVLFGGLAAIGLGLLVLLMAVFSAAGADRTQRTVEQRIAAFGSGATAVRGKVESSSFNFAEVKDATATMLHRSKGLEARIEQRLAAAGNALKPAEWVLLHSLIAIMAGLTGLLLGNGSVLLMLLGVLLGLAIPWMWLGHKRKKRIAAFNSGLADTLQLISGSLTAGMSLAQALDAVVNEGNEPISGEFRRVLIESRLGVPLETALEGIGQRIESVDFDWVVMAIRIQREVGGNLAELLTTVAATLRERDYLRRQVKTLSAEGRLSAYILIGLPIGMAAYLLVARREYIAPLYTTGLGFVMLAAAVLLLGLGWLMMSRIVKVEV; translated from the coding sequence ATGCGGCGCCTCCTCTGGGGGGCGGCCAGCACCGTGCTGGCGCTCTCCCCTGCCCTGTTCACGGCGGAAGCCCTCGCGGCTCCTGACGACAAGGCCACGATCAGTCACGTCGAGCCCGGTGCAGATGACGCGCTGAGCGTTCTCGTCTCCGTGCCCGAAGGCGCCCAGGTGGACCTCGACAAGGTCACCCTGACCGTCGACGGCACGGAAGTGGACACGACCGCCTCCGTCGCCGGCACCGCCGCCGAGAACCAGGTGCGCCGGACCACGATCCTCGCGATGGACACCAGTGACTCGATGAAGGGTGCCCGGTTCACGGCCGCCCGCACAGCCGCCGACACCTTCCTGGACAGCGTCCCTGACGACGTCAACGTCGGCATCGTGACCTTCGACGCCTCGGTCCGCACGGCACTCGCGCCGACGACCGATCGCGACGCGGCACGCGCCGTCATCAGCAAGCTCGCGCTCGCGCACGGCACCCGCCTGTACGACGGCGTGCTGACGGCGATCAAGGAGTCCGGCGACGAGGGTCAGCGCAGTGTCCTGGTCCTGTCCGACGGAGCCAACACCAACAAGACCCCCCTGAGCGCCGTCACCACGGCCCTCAGCGACAACGAGGTGCGCCTCGATGCGGTGGCGCTCGACCAGCAGGGCGCCGACCTCGGTCCCCTCGAGTCGATGGCCACCGCTGGCAAGGGCACCGTGATTCCGGCAGACGCAACGGCGCTGGCGGAGGCATTCGACGCCGAAGCTGCATCGCTGGCCCGGCAGATCCTGGTGACGGGCACGGTCCCGTCTTCCGTTGAGGGAACCGAGGCCCAGGTCGCGGTGGCTCTTCCGACCGCGAGCGGCTCACTGGTTGCCTCGACGTATGCCGAGATCCGGGTTGCAGCGGCTCCCAGCAACGAACCGACGGTCGCCGAGGCCAAGGAGGCGTTGCAACTCCCCCGGCCGGTGCTGTTCGGCGGGCTGGCCGCCATCGGTCTCGGTCTCCTGGTCCTGCTGATGGCCGTCTTCTCTGCGGCCGGCGCAGACCGGACGCAGCGCACCGTCGAGCAGCGGATCGCTGCCTTCGGCTCGGGCGCGACGGCGGTGCGCGGCAAGGTCGAGTCCTCTTCCTTCAACTTCGCCGAGGTGAAGGATGCGACGGCCACGATGCTGCACCGCAGCAAGGGCCTCGAGGCACGGATCGAGCAGCGGCTGGCTGCCGCGGGCAACGCCCTGAAGCCGGCCGAGTGGGTCCTGCTGCATTCCCTGATCGCGATCATGGCGGGCCTCACCGGCCTGCTGCTCGGCAACGGCAGCGTCTTGCTGATGCTGCTGGGCGTCCTGCTCGGACTGGCGATTCCATGGATGTGGCTCGGGCACAAGCGAAAGAAGCGGATCGCTGCCTTCAACTCGGGGCTGGCCGACACTCTCCAGCTGATCTCCGGCAGCCTCACGGCAGGCATGTCACTCGCTCAGGCGCTCGATGCCGTCGTCAACGAAGGAAACGAGCCGATTTCGGGCGAGTTCCGGCGGGTTCTCATCGAGAGCCGTCTCGGTGTCCCGCTCGAGACGGCCCTCGAGGGCATCGGGCAACGCATCGAGAGCGTCGACTTCGACTGGGTGGTCATGGCGATCCGGATCCAGCGTGAGGTCGGCGGCAACCTGGCCGAGCTGCTGACAACAGTGGCGGCGACGCTGCGGGAGCGCGATTACCTCCGCCGTCAGGTGAAGACGTTGTCGGCTGAAGGCCGCCTCTCGGCATACATCCTGATCGGTTTGCCGATCGGCATGGCCGCGTATCTGCTCGTAGCACGGCGGGAGTACATCGCGCCGCTGTACACGACCGGCCTCGGCTTCGTCATGCTCGCCGCCGCTGTCCTGTTGCTCGGACTGGGCTGGCTGATGATGAGTCGCATCGTGAAGGTGGAGGTCTGA
- a CDS encoding type II secretion system F family protein codes for MALALGALLIFGALFLAFAAVGGMTQERSGVSRSLAVLQAMTDAPDELKSELDRPFGERVLEPLYQRLQRIGRRITGADQVERIRQRLDKAGNPDGWTVDRVATGKVLGFICGFVFAGLLALMLHKGWGVTAVLVAGGALFGFNAPSIFLYNVALKRDQTMQKEIADAIDLLTISVEAGLGFDAALQQVARNTQGPVALEFSRVLQEMQIGRGRTDALRALGDRTSIPEIRGFISAMVQADAFGIPIAQVLRVQSREMRTKRRQRAEEKAAQVPVKIMVPVVLFILPCLFIVVIGPAAISIARSFG; via the coding sequence ATGGCACTGGCACTCGGCGCCCTGCTCATCTTCGGAGCACTCTTCCTGGCGTTCGCCGCGGTCGGCGGAATGACTCAGGAGCGGTCCGGAGTCTCGCGTTCCCTTGCTGTCCTCCAGGCCATGACCGATGCACCGGACGAGCTCAAGAGCGAGCTCGACCGCCCGTTCGGCGAGCGCGTGCTGGAGCCGCTCTACCAGCGCCTCCAGCGAATCGGTCGCCGGATCACCGGAGCCGACCAGGTCGAACGGATCCGGCAGCGCCTGGACAAGGCCGGCAACCCTGACGGCTGGACCGTGGACCGCGTGGCCACGGGGAAGGTCCTCGGCTTCATCTGCGGATTCGTCTTCGCGGGCCTCCTGGCCCTCATGCTCCACAAGGGCTGGGGGGTCACGGCTGTCCTTGTTGCCGGAGGGGCCCTGTTCGGTTTCAACGCTCCGTCGATCTTCCTGTACAACGTCGCGCTCAAGCGTGATCAGACGATGCAGAAGGAAATCGCCGACGCGATCGACCTGCTCACCATCTCGGTGGAGGCCGGGCTCGGGTTCGACGCAGCACTTCAGCAGGTTGCCCGCAACACACAGGGGCCCGTCGCTCTCGAGTTCTCTCGGGTTCTCCAGGAGATGCAGATCGGACGGGGGCGCACAGATGCACTGCGCGCGCTCGGAGACCGCACCAGCATCCCGGAGATCCGAGGATTCATCAGTGCGATGGTGCAAGCGGACGCATTCGGCATCCCGATCGCGCAGGTGCTCCGGGTCCAGTCCAGGGAGATGCGGACCAAGCGGCGGCAGCGAGCCGAGGAGAAGGCCGCGCAGGTGCCCGTCAAGATCATGGTGCCCGTCGTGCTCTTCATTCTGCCGTGCCTCTTCATCGTGGTCATCGGCCCAGCCGCGATCAGCATCGCCCGTTCGTTCGGCTGA
- a CDS encoding Flp family type IVb pilin: MTEFFVKLMLAVTTPRDEEEGATAVEYGLLVALIAAVIIVTVVALGTKIDEAFGSINSKL; encoded by the coding sequence ATGACCGAGTTCTTCGTGAAGCTCATGCTGGCCGTCACCACCCCGCGCGACGAGGAAGAGGGCGCAACCGCAGTTGAGTACGGCCTGCTCGTGGCCCTGATTGCCGCCGTCATCATCGTCACCGTGGTCGCCCTCGGCACCAAGATCGACGAGGCCTTCGGCTCGATCAACTCGAAGCTCTGA